A single window of Granulicella cerasi DNA harbors:
- a CDS encoding M24 family metallopeptidase produces MSNSLETMRTQMKAQGVDVMVCFKPETTFHLSGFNPIIYSHPVIAIVPADGAPVLLIHALRDDHARRESRISDIRLYGAWSTKVTMGPSWLKALEQILSEAGVLEGTIGFEGDYLPVAYLKKLESIAPKATFADVSKVLFQARLIKSPAEIANARIAARFADAGVERGIEVLAAGGSEREITIEAMHAMNKLWLNEYPDVETGAFGSLEGGVQSALWAWCLTGERILINCDSPSLTKPKAGDITLIYIWAPANGIYVENERSIAKGELSAEKQKAFECVLTAREEAAKLIAPGKPIADVFHQVKETYTRLGFGKYIPGRIGHGMGLGAHEEPSLDGKTTLLFEPGMMFTFEPNLRVPEWGGLQHSDTLLITENGYESLTKTPNGLLQVGA; encoded by the coding sequence GTGAGCAACAGCCTCGAGACAATGCGTACACAGATGAAGGCACAGGGCGTCGACGTGATGGTCTGTTTCAAGCCGGAGACGACCTTCCACCTCAGCGGGTTCAACCCGATCATCTACAGCCATCCGGTGATCGCGATTGTGCCTGCCGATGGTGCGCCTGTGTTGCTGATTCATGCGCTGCGCGATGATCATGCACGCCGCGAGTCGCGCATCAGCGACATTCGCCTGTACGGTGCGTGGTCGACGAAGGTGACGATGGGGCCGAGCTGGTTGAAGGCGCTGGAGCAGATTCTTTCAGAGGCTGGTGTGCTCGAAGGAACGATCGGCTTCGAAGGCGACTACCTGCCGGTGGCTTACCTGAAGAAGCTTGAGAGCATTGCGCCGAAGGCCACGTTTGCGGATGTATCGAAGGTGTTGTTCCAGGCGCGTTTGATCAAGAGCCCGGCAGAGATTGCGAACGCTCGCATCGCTGCCCGCTTTGCCGACGCGGGTGTGGAGCGCGGTATCGAGGTGCTTGCGGCCGGCGGCTCGGAACGCGAGATCACGATCGAAGCGATGCATGCGATGAACAAGCTGTGGCTGAATGAGTATCCGGATGTGGAGACGGGTGCGTTCGGCAGCCTTGAAGGCGGCGTGCAGAGCGCGCTGTGGGCATGGTGCCTTACGGGCGAGCGCATTCTCATCAACTGCGATAGCCCGAGCCTGACGAAGCCGAAGGCGGGCGACATCACGCTGATCTACATCTGGGCCCCGGCGAACGGGATCTATGTGGAGAACGAGCGTTCGATTGCGAAGGGGGAGCTTTCGGCCGAGAAGCAGAAGGCGTTTGAGTGCGTGTTGACGGCACGCGAAGAGGCCGCGAAGTTGATCGCTCCGGGCAAGCCGATTGCTGACGTCTTCCACCAGGTGAAGGAGACGTACACGCGTCTTGGCTTTGGCAAGTACATCCCGGGCCGCATCGGCCACGGTATGGGGCTGGGTGCGCACGAAGAGCCTTCGCTCGACGGCAAGACGACGTTGCTGTTTGAGCCAGGCATGATGTTCACGTTTGAGCCGAACCTCCGCGTGCCGGAGTGGGGCGGCCTGCAGCACTCGGACACGTTGCTCATCACGGAGAACGGATACGAGTCGCTGACGAAGACACCGAACGGCTTGCTGCAGGTGGGTGCGTAG
- a CDS encoding ABC transporter ATP-binding protein, giving the protein MALLEVNELVVHIPVREGTVFAVNGISYALHAQEALATIGESGSGKSVHVLGMLGLLRGKAIVEGDVKFEGRSLLTMSERELSEIRGREIGYVPQDPMSSLNPVLTIQQQLEDTLQRHSSLGRGERRTRCEELLDMVGIVEPKRALEQYPHQLSGGMRQRVMIAMAVACGPKLLIADEPTTALDVTVQARIVEMVQRLRKQLGLAVLWITHDLAVTAMLAETVQVMYAGRMLERGPVRSIYRDPRNAYTYGLLRSTPDPRRQEQRLPQMDGQLPRATERVVGDPFAPRNPFATARCFEEMPPMLPVVDGEPGHEVAAWYDLKAELARRGGDAWK; this is encoded by the coding sequence ATGGCGTTGCTCGAGGTCAATGAGTTGGTCGTGCATATCCCGGTCCGCGAAGGTACTGTCTTCGCGGTCAACGGGATCTCCTACGCGTTGCATGCGCAGGAGGCACTGGCCACCATTGGCGAGAGCGGAAGCGGGAAGAGCGTGCATGTGTTGGGAATGCTCGGACTGCTGCGGGGCAAGGCGATTGTCGAAGGCGATGTGAAGTTTGAGGGGCGCTCGCTGCTGACGATGAGCGAGCGTGAGTTGAGCGAGATTCGCGGGCGCGAGATTGGCTATGTACCGCAGGACCCGATGTCTTCGTTGAATCCCGTGCTGACGATTCAGCAACAGTTGGAAGACACGCTGCAGCGGCACTCATCGTTGGGGCGTGGGGAGCGGCGCACGCGCTGCGAAGAGTTGCTCGACATGGTCGGCATCGTTGAGCCGAAGCGTGCGCTGGAGCAGTATCCGCATCAGCTTTCGGGTGGTATGCGACAGCGCGTGATGATTGCGATGGCTGTGGCTTGCGGGCCGAAGCTGTTGATTGCGGATGAGCCGACGACGGCGCTCGATGTGACGGTGCAGGCGCGCATTGTGGAGATGGTGCAGCGACTGCGCAAGCAGCTTGGGCTGGCGGTGTTGTGGATCACGCATGATCTTGCGGTGACCGCGATGCTGGCGGAGACGGTGCAGGTGATGTACGCGGGCCGCATGTTGGAGCGTGGGCCGGTGCGCTCGATCTATCGCGATCCGCGAAATGCGTACACGTATGGTTTGCTGCGTTCGACGCCCGATCCCCGGCGTCAGGAGCAGCGGTTGCCGCAGATGGATGGGCAGTTGCCGCGCGCGACAGAACGCGTCGTGGGCGACCCGTTTGCTCCGCGTAATCCTTTTGCGACGGCACGATGCTTTGAAGAGATGCCACCGATGTTGCCGGTGGTTGATGGCGAGCCTGGGCATGAAGTGGCGGCGTGGTATGACCTGAAGGCTGAGTTGGCGCGGCGAGGAGGCGATGCATGGAAGTGA
- a CDS encoding ATP-binding cassette domain-containing protein, whose translation MEVMQAPLLEALKLSHAYPLPGSWLQKRGVHEVLRDVSLRVQKGRTLGIVGESGSGKSTLCRMLLKLEQPTSGVVRFAGDDMRTFTAQQRKAFHRDVQAVFQDPLSSLNPRMRAASILAEPFDASGIRLAGDAGRERLAELMKLVGLDTALLSRYPRQLSGGQRQRLAIARALATEPQLIVADEPVTALDVSVQAQIMNLLRDLQDARGVSYVFVSHNLSMVRFLCHDIVVLQSGRVVERGAVEQVFEDPQHEYTQLLLRATPVPDPDAVWGHVERPRPLPVVCEEVEVAPGHFVLREGSRA comes from the coding sequence ATGGAAGTGATGCAGGCGCCTTTGCTGGAAGCGCTGAAGCTTTCGCACGCGTACCCGTTGCCGGGGTCTTGGCTGCAGAAGCGTGGCGTGCATGAGGTCTTGCGCGATGTTTCGCTGCGCGTGCAGAAGGGCCGCACGCTCGGCATTGTGGGCGAGTCTGGCTCGGGCAAATCGACATTGTGCCGCATGTTGTTGAAGCTGGAGCAGCCGACCTCAGGCGTCGTTCGTTTCGCGGGCGATGATATGCGTACGTTTACGGCGCAGCAGCGTAAGGCTTTTCATCGGGATGTGCAGGCGGTCTTTCAGGACCCGCTCTCGTCGCTGAATCCGCGTATGCGCGCGGCGTCGATTCTCGCGGAGCCGTTCGATGCGTCAGGCATCAGGCTTGCAGGTGATGCTGGTCGCGAGCGGTTGGCGGAGTTGATGAAGCTGGTGGGGTTGGATACTGCGTTGTTGTCGCGTTATCCGCGGCAGCTTTCGGGTGGTCAGCGTCAGCGGCTTGCGATCGCGCGAGCCTTGGCGACAGAGCCGCAGTTGATCGTTGCCGATGAGCCTGTGACGGCGCTGGATGTTTCGGTGCAGGCGCAGATTATGAACTTGCTGCGCGATCTGCAGGACGCGCGCGGCGTGTCGTATGTCTTCGTCTCGCACAATCTGTCGATGGTGCGGTTCCTTTGCCACGATATCGTCGTGCTGCAGTCGGGGCGCGTGGTGGAGCGAGGCGCGGTGGAGCAGGTATTTGAAGATCCGCAGCATGAGTACACGCAGTTGTTGCTGCGCGCAACGCCGGTACCTGATCCCGATGCGGTGTGGGGGCACGTGGAGCGACCAAGGCCGCTACCTGTTGTGTGCGAAGAGGTCGAGGTAGCGCCGGGGCACTTCGTGCTGCGTGAAGGGAGTCGCGCATGA
- a CDS encoding ABC transporter substrate-binding protein, producing the protein MKMLRSLLVAVSVITSALCSAQSLTIGLQATVNTLDPHMSGSVSTDLSVASHIYDSLVTRDADLKLQPQIALSWRNLDDDTWEFKLRPGVRFADGEALDSSAVRWNFLRVLDAKTNSRIKPWFRAIDHVDVISPTVLQVHTKVPFPSLLAQLTMLYLLPPKWAAAHHPATKALGSGPYELKQYVPGDRIVLSARKGYWGAQPKFQTVTFRILTEPATRTFALLGHEVDFVRSIPLEDLKRVDADRSLATGKLSASRATIIKFNTLKPPFYNNVKLRQALNYAVDKQTIHDTLLGGTGDVLNCQVLTPSYFGYNPALKPTPYDPARARQLLKESGFPKNGVIDLDVPAGSYFEDDEIAQAIAGQIEEVLGIGVRMHEMDFSLYMTKYLKANDMASMAYIAQAWPSLDAAGILTLFAPNSPYAYWKDAPFAAALEEGNRTLDPEKRKAAYARATQRMCDQAPALFLFAEPLTYGINRRVRWHARPDDWTRASDFTLSEAR; encoded by the coding sequence ATGAAGATGCTTCGTTCCCTGCTGGTCGCCGTGAGTGTCATCACGAGTGCGTTGTGCTCTGCGCAGTCGTTGACGATTGGCCTGCAGGCTACCGTGAATACGCTTGATCCGCACATGTCCGGCTCAGTGAGTACAGACCTGAGCGTGGCGAGCCACATCTATGATTCGCTGGTGACGCGCGATGCGGACCTGAAGTTGCAACCGCAGATCGCCCTGTCGTGGCGCAATCTGGATGACGACACGTGGGAGTTCAAGCTGCGGCCGGGCGTGCGCTTTGCCGATGGTGAAGCGCTGGATAGCAGTGCGGTGCGATGGAATTTTCTGCGGGTGTTGGATGCGAAGACGAACTCGCGCATCAAGCCGTGGTTTCGAGCGATCGATCACGTGGACGTGATCTCGCCTACGGTGCTGCAGGTGCACACGAAGGTGCCGTTTCCGAGTCTGCTGGCGCAGTTGACGATGTTGTATCTGCTGCCGCCGAAGTGGGCTGCGGCGCATCATCCGGCAACAAAAGCGTTGGGCAGTGGGCCGTATGAGCTGAAGCAGTATGTGCCCGGAGATCGCATTGTGTTGAGTGCGCGCAAGGGATATTGGGGTGCGCAGCCGAAGTTCCAGACGGTGACCTTTCGCATTCTTACGGAGCCGGCGACGCGCACGTTTGCGCTGCTGGGGCATGAGGTCGATTTTGTGCGCTCGATACCGTTGGAGGATTTGAAGCGCGTGGATGCGGACCGCTCTTTGGCAACGGGCAAGCTGAGTGCGAGTCGCGCGACGATCATCAAGTTCAATACGCTGAAGCCGCCGTTCTACAACAACGTGAAGCTACGGCAGGCATTGAATTATGCGGTGGACAAGCAGACGATTCACGATACGTTGTTGGGCGGTACGGGCGACGTGCTCAACTGCCAGGTGTTGACGCCTTCTTACTTCGGATATAACCCGGCGCTGAAGCCGACTCCATATGATCCTGCGCGTGCGCGGCAGTTGTTGAAGGAGTCAGGCTTTCCGAAGAACGGTGTGATCGATCTCGATGTTCCGGCGGGCTCGTACTTCGAGGACGATGAGATCGCGCAGGCGATCGCCGGGCAGATCGAAGAGGTGCTGGGCATCGGCGTGCGAATGCACGAGATGGATTTCAGCCTGTACATGACGAAATATCTGAAGGCCAACGATATGGCCTCGATGGCTTACATTGCGCAGGCGTGGCCATCGCTGGATGCTGCGGGCATTCTCACGTTGTTTGCGCCGAACAGCCCTTATGCGTACTGGAAGGACGCGCCCTTCGCGGCTGCGCTGGAAGAGGGCAATCGCACGCTGGATCCTGAGAAGCGCAAGGCCGCTTACGCGCGCGCGACGCAGCGGATGTGCGATCAGGCGCCTGCATTGTTTCTCTTTGCTGAACCGCTGACGTACGGCATCAACCGTCGTGTGCGTTGGCATGCGCGGCCCGATGACTGGACGCGTGCCTCAGATTTCACTCTTTCGGAGGCGCGTTGA
- a CDS encoding NAD(P)-binding domain-containing protein, which produces MTSVENGLLLLEERLRSDLRALNYPPENWTPERETAHGAAISDVVIIGGGMCGLAAAFALKRKGIHRLRIFDSSPAGKEGPWVTFARMRTLRSPKNLTGPAGDLPALTFRAWYEAKFGDAAWEALDKIPRETWMEYLCWYREVLQLPVENECTVERVEPSEDGVLRVRVRRGEATFDVFARKVVMATGRSGQGAPVIPAWGESLPRAVWTHSSDMVDFDGLKGKRVVVIGAGASAMDNAAEALEHGAAEVRLLVRRSALPAINKLMGIGSFGFTHGFPALPDEWRWRIMHYSQRTQTPPPRASVMRVSQHGNASLHLGTSVMGVRLIEDGAIGLLTNKGDEIVTDHVIFGTGFSVRMREDDGVLAGAENVLLWRDRYTPPAGLEDEELSISPYINSSFQFAEREAGATPWVKQVHCFNHAATLSLGKVSGDIPRVSEGAAWLAAGVAEGFYVEDIEQHWKALQEYSTPELLGDEWRSE; this is translated from the coding sequence ATGACGTCCGTTGAAAATGGTTTGCTCTTGCTGGAAGAACGCTTGCGCAGTGATCTGCGAGCGTTGAATTATCCGCCGGAGAATTGGACGCCGGAGCGAGAGACTGCGCATGGTGCGGCGATCAGTGATGTCGTCATCATTGGCGGAGGCATGTGTGGTTTAGCGGCAGCGTTCGCGCTGAAGCGTAAAGGTATCCATCGGCTGCGGATCTTCGATAGCTCGCCCGCCGGCAAGGAAGGGCCCTGGGTAACGTTTGCGCGGATGCGTACATTGCGTTCGCCGAAGAACCTGACTGGCCCCGCGGGCGATCTGCCAGCGCTGACGTTCCGTGCTTGGTACGAAGCGAAGTTCGGCGATGCGGCGTGGGAGGCGTTAGATAAGATTCCGCGCGAGACGTGGATGGAGTATCTCTGCTGGTATCGCGAGGTGCTGCAGCTGCCCGTGGAGAACGAGTGCACGGTCGAGCGTGTCGAGCCCAGTGAAGATGGTGTGCTGCGCGTCCGTGTGCGGCGTGGCGAGGCGACGTTCGATGTGTTTGCGCGCAAGGTCGTGATGGCCACAGGACGCTCCGGGCAAGGGGCACCTGTGATTCCTGCATGGGGTGAAAGCCTGCCGCGCGCCGTGTGGACGCACTCGAGCGACATGGTGGACTTCGACGGTTTGAAGGGCAAGCGCGTGGTCGTGATCGGCGCGGGTGCTTCGGCGATGGACAATGCGGCCGAGGCATTGGAGCACGGTGCGGCGGAGGTGCGCCTGCTGGTGCGGCGCAGCGCGCTGCCTGCGATCAACAAGCTGATGGGCATTGGCAGCTTTGGCTTTACGCACGGATTTCCGGCGCTGCCAGATGAGTGGCGCTGGCGCATCATGCACTACAGCCAGCGCACGCAGACGCCTCCGCCGCGCGCTTCGGTGATGCGTGTGAGTCAGCATGGGAATGCTTCGCTGCACCTCGGCACGTCGGTGATGGGCGTGCGATTGATTGAGGATGGCGCGATCGGCTTGCTGACGAACAAGGGCGACGAGATTGTGACGGACCATGTGATCTTCGGCACAGGCTTCAGCGTTCGTATGCGCGAAGACGATGGCGTGTTGGCTGGTGCGGAGAACGTGCTGCTGTGGCGCGATCGTTATACGCCGCCTGCGGGATTGGAGGATGAAGAGTTGAGCATTTCGCCCTACATCAACTCTTCGTTTCAGTTCGCCGAGCGCGAGGCGGGAGCGACGCCGTGGGTGAAACAGGTGCACTGCTTCAATCATGCAGCGACGTTGAGTCTTGGCAAGGTGAGCGGCGATATTCCGCGTGTGAGCGAAGGCGCTGCGTGGTTGGCGGCGGGAGTCGCGGAAGGTTTTTATGTCGAAGACATTGAGCAGCACTGGAAGGCGTTGCAGGAGTACAGCACGCCAGAGTTGCTGGGAGACGAGTGGAGGAGTGAATGA
- a CDS encoding peroxidase-related enzyme (This protein belongs to a clade of uncharacterized proteins related to peroxidases such as the alkylhydroperoxidase AhpD.) codes for MANIPFTLEVLKWRPWAPAVKLEEANEAQMRALTAAGAVTRDSPYFRTLAHAPEALSARMALYNDIVYSRDGLSRAEREFSMFAVSRVNGCVYCASIHGRRFIELGGAEDVIHALLASDDTSALDARLAAIFEYARKITVQPESVGPSDHEVLQRAGLSEAECLDLLHATSMFSWANTLMMTLGDYAVATV; via the coding sequence ATGGCGAATATCCCTTTCACGCTTGAGGTCTTGAAGTGGCGTCCGTGGGCGCCTGCGGTGAAGTTGGAAGAAGCAAACGAAGCGCAGATGAGAGCGTTGACCGCTGCGGGTGCGGTGACGCGCGACTCGCCGTACTTCCGCACCTTGGCGCATGCGCCGGAAGCGTTGTCCGCACGCATGGCGTTGTACAACGACATCGTCTACAGTCGCGACGGTCTGTCGCGGGCTGAGCGTGAGTTCTCCATGTTTGCGGTGTCGCGCGTGAACGGATGCGTTTACTGCGCGTCGATTCATGGCCGTCGCTTCATCGAACTGGGTGGCGCGGAGGACGTGATCCACGCCCTGCTGGCTTCGGATGACACGAGCGCACTCGATGCCCGGTTGGCTGCGATCTTTGAGTACGCGCGCAAGATCACGGTGCAACCGGAGAGCGTGGGGCCAAGTGACCACGAGGTTTTGCAGCGTGCCGGGTTGAGCGAGGCCGAGTGTCTCGATCTGCTGCACGCGACGTCGATGTTTTCGTGGGCCAACACGTTGATGATGACCCTGGGTGATTACGCAGTAGCTACAGTCTAA
- a CDS encoding alpha/beta fold hydrolase, whose translation MKMNRREAVLGMLAAGAAVSGVAQTAPTPNSKPVHKEGGDLKVEINGATINYSMAGEHNEHPMIVLHGGRGFGTYPGVYHTYLPLAEKYRLIGFDMRGHGYSSLTPPYTFDQICDDIEQIRIKLGGGKKMVLLGGSFGGMIALSYAIKYPDSLSHLCLRGTTPSWRNEIGAYESFRKKAAEKAPMATEEMLRKIFTPTIIDDNEFRLIMYSLYPMYAPDDKPIDHNAILETARRGIYHAKVHNDLYADHSYDVIGKMGAIKVPTLVMCGEADWICTPDQSQMIAAEIKGSKLVIVPKSNHGVPDDIALKEVSTFLNETA comes from the coding sequence ATGAAGATGAATCGTAGAGAGGCCGTGCTTGGAATGTTGGCCGCAGGAGCTGCTGTGAGCGGTGTGGCGCAAACTGCACCGACTCCGAATTCGAAGCCTGTGCATAAGGAAGGTGGGGACTTGAAGGTAGAGATCAATGGTGCGACGATCAACTACTCGATGGCGGGTGAGCACAACGAGCATCCGATGATTGTGCTGCATGGTGGCCGCGGATTCGGCACGTATCCGGGCGTGTATCACACCTATCTTCCGCTGGCGGAGAAGTATCGCCTGATCGGCTTTGATATGCGTGGGCATGGTTACTCGAGCCTCACGCCGCCGTATACCTTCGACCAGATCTGCGATGACATCGAGCAGATTCGCATCAAGCTGGGTGGCGGTAAGAAGATGGTGCTGCTTGGCGGATCGTTCGGCGGCATGATCGCGTTGAGCTATGCGATCAAGTATCCGGATTCGCTTTCGCATCTGTGCCTGCGCGGCACGACGCCCAGCTGGCGGAACGAGATCGGAGCGTACGAGAGCTTCCGCAAGAAGGCCGCAGAGAAGGCCCCGATGGCGACCGAAGAGATGTTGCGCAAGATATTTACGCCGACGATCATCGATGACAACGAGTTCCGCTTGATTATGTACTCGCTGTATCCGATGTATGCGCCAGACGATAAGCCGATCGATCACAATGCCATTCTGGAGACGGCGCGCAGGGGCATCTATCACGCGAAGGTACACAACGATCTGTATGCGGACCATAGCTATGATGTGATCGGCAAGATGGGCGCGATCAAGGTGCCGACGCTGGTGATGTGTGGTGAGGCAGATTGGATTTGCACGCCTGACCAGTCGCAGATGATTGCGGCGGAGATCAAGGGGTCGAAGCTGGTGATCGTGCCAAAATCGAACCACGGTGTGCCGGATGACATCGCGCTGAAAGAAGTTTCGACGTTCCTGAACGAAACAGCATAA
- a CDS encoding GntR family transcriptional regulator, which translates to MGEMVVPSTLRVPELVRCLEDEISFGQLPVGTWLKQADLERRFGCSRILLREALSRLEEKGLVTLEANRGYRVRELDEQRLHQILQVRGVLEGEAVLQLCGHVEDLDFANLRSLAEKFEYAVKNGTVIEQEQTNRNFHAALLAPCPNGELVAMIFELRNRAPVSQNRRKNTYARLVRAAEEHYKLLTLIEEQKAQEAQTLVIEHVVGV; encoded by the coding sequence ATGGGTGAGATGGTGGTGCCTTCGACATTGCGCGTGCCGGAGCTCGTGCGATGCCTGGAAGATGAAATTAGCTTTGGACAGCTGCCGGTGGGCACGTGGTTGAAGCAGGCTGATTTGGAGCGGCGCTTCGGCTGCAGCCGCATTCTCTTGCGTGAGGCTTTGAGCCGACTGGAGGAGAAGGGCCTTGTGACGCTCGAGGCCAATCGCGGGTATCGTGTGCGCGAGTTGGATGAGCAGCGCCTGCACCAGATTCTGCAGGTGCGCGGAGTGCTTGAAGGCGAAGCCGTGCTGCAACTCTGTGGTCACGTCGAAGATCTCGACTTTGCGAACTTGCGTTCGCTTGCGGAGAAGTTCGAATACGCCGTGAAGAACGGAACGGTGATCGAGCAGGAGCAGACGAACCGAAACTTTCATGCAGCTTTGCTGGCGCCGTGCCCGAATGGTGAGCTGGTTGCGATGATCTTCGAGCTGCGCAACCGCGCGCCTGTGTCACAGAACCGGCGGAAAAACACGTATGCTCGCCTGGTGCGCGCCGCCGAAGAGCACTACAAGCTGCTCACGTTGATCGAAGAGCAGAAGGCGCAGGAAGCGCAAACGTTGGTGATCGAGCATGTGGTCGGAGTCTAG